In Dryobates pubescens isolate bDryPub1 chromosome 15, bDryPub1.pri, whole genome shotgun sequence, the following proteins share a genomic window:
- the POLR3H gene encoding DNA-directed RNA polymerase III subunit RPC8 — protein MFVLVEMTDTVRIPPWQFERKLNESIAEELNKKLANKVVYNVGLCICLYDITKLEDSYIFPGDGASHTKVHFRYVVFHPFLDEILVGQIKSCSQDGVHVSIGFFDDIVIPPESLQQPAKFDEAEQVWVWEYETEEGAHDLYMDIGEEIRFRVVDETFVDTSPTGPSSAEASTSTATEEVQKKEAPYTLVGSISEPGLGLLSWWTNS, from the exons ATGTTTGTCCTGGTAGAGATGACTGATACAGTAAGAATTCCTCCCTGGCAGTTTGAAAGGAAACTGAATGAATCCATTGCTGAAGAGCTAAACAAGAAATTGGCCAATAAG GTTGTGTACAATGTTGGCCTCTGCATCTGTCTGTATGACATCACAAAGCTGGAAGATTCATACATATTCCCTGGAGATGGTGCCTCACATACCAAAG tgcaTTTCCGCTACGTGGTCTTCCATCCCTTCCTGGACGAGATTCTGGTTGGACAGATTAAGAGCTGCAGTCAGGATGGTGTTCACG TTTCTATTGGATTCTTTGATGATATTGTCATCCCACCAgaatccctgcagcagccagctaaGTT TGATGAAGCAGAGCAGGTGTGGGTGTGGGAATATGAGACAGAAGAAGGGGCCCACGACCTTTACATGGACATTGGGGAGGAGATCCGCTTCCGAGTGGTGGATGAAACGTTCGTTGATACGTCACCCACGGGTCCAAGCTCTGCAGAAGCTTCCACTTCAACTGCCACAGAGGAAGTCCAGAAGAAAGAGGCACCCTACACTCTTGTG GGATCCATCAGTGAGCCAGGCCTGGGCCTCCTGTCATGGTGGACAAACAGTTAG